TGTTCTATTTTGCCATCCTGGCGGCGGTCACCCCGCCGATTGCCGGGGCGGCCATGGTCGGCTCCCAGATTGCCGGTTCCAGATACATGAAGGTGTCTTGGGAGAGTTTCAAGCTCGTGGGCCCGTTTTTTATCCTGCCCTATTTTACCATTAACAATCCCATCGTGTTTATGGAGTACCAGCAGCCCGTGCAGGCGATTGCCGTGCTGATCACCATGGTCATTGCACTGGGCGCCATGATGTGCCTGTTTCAGGGATATTGCTTCAGGTCCACCGGCAGGGCGGAAAAACTTTTTTTGATCACGGCAGCAGGTTGCGCGGTGCTGTTCGGGTTGTATCATCATCCAGCGCTGTTTGCCGGCGCTGCCTTGTCCGCAGCTGCTTTTCTGGCTTTTCAGCGGCGAAAGATCAGTGGAAAAATTTTAAATGCGAAACCTGCATGAAACCCAATGAGAGAGGAGAAAAAAATGAAGCGAAAACCAATTTTGGCTGTAATCCTGATCACTGCAATGGTTCTGGCGGTGCAATGGAATGCCGTTGGTGCTGAAACCAAAAAACCGGTGGATGTGACCATTTTGACCACACCGTTCGGTACGCCCATGTATAATATCGGGGCTGCCATGGAGCAGGTATTTAAAAAAACCGGTTCCTGGGTGCGTATCAAACACCAGGAAACACCCGGGGCCATGTATATGCTCAAATACTACAAAACCAACCAGCACAAAATGATATCCGGTGAAATGCCCTGGGCCATTACCGTAGGGGGTGCCTTGTCCATGGACTTCGTGGCCGAGGGCCGGCCGCCGCTGGATAAACTGGCCATTCCTAACTATCGTGCCATCATGGACGGTCCCGCTGCCATCGCCTTCTATGGCACCTTTGACCCGGAGATCAAGAGCCTGAAGGATATGGCCGGCAAGAAAATGGGGACGGTCGAACCGCCGCGTTTGTTTGCCGGAACGCTTGTCGAAGGGCCGCTATTCGATCATCTGGGTATCAACGATAAAATCGATTGGCAGCGCATCGGAACCACGGCGTCAAAAGACGGCATGCTCAATGGTTCCATCGATGCCATGCGGCTGCTGTTTATCGGCAAGCTTAAGGTGGCGGAAGACGGCAGCCTTTATATCCCGCAGATGTTTCCCTCTCCTGCGGCCATGGAGCTGATCGGGTCGGGAAAGACGTTTCATTTTCTGCCCATCGAACGTGAGTGGACCACCGCAGGTTTTGACTATTCCAGGGATGTCTATGTCTTGCCCTGCAGGATTAAAAAAGGTTCTTTTAAAACCGTTGACAAAGAATTCTGGGCCCAGGTCAGTCCATTGACCATCACCAGCATCGCCGAACTGCCCGATGACATTGTCGAGGAAATCATCCGGGTGGCCCATCAACACCATGCGGCATTCGGCAAAATCCACGCCATGCTGGGGTTTATGCCCGAAAACCCCTATCCTGTGGGCGCGCCGCAGCATCTGGTGCATCCCGGTGTGGTCAAAGCCATGAAAAAGTTGAACCTGCCCGTGCCCAAATTGAGGTAAAGGAGGAGCAAGATGAGCGGTTCCGAGCAATTCAAAGGCAAGATCGGACGCACCATAAAAGATTCGACGCCCTGGTGGCCTGCACCCAGGCGTCCGAAAGCGGGTAGTCCGAATGTGGTGGTCATCCTGCTGGACGATACCGGGTTCGGCCATTTCGGCTGCTATGGATCCACGATTGAGACGCCTAATTTCGACCGTCTGGCCGCGGGCGGGCTGCGCTACAACAACTTCCACACCACGGCGCTGTGCTCTCCCACAAGGGCCAGCCTGTTGACCGGGCGCAATCATCACACCGTGGGCATGCGCGCCCTGTCCAATTTTGACACCGGTTATCCCCACATGCGCGGTTGCATCTCACCGCATGCAGCCACCATCGCCGAAATTCTGCGTGAAGAGGGCTATGCCACCTTAGCTGTCGGCAAATGGCATCTGGCGCCCATGGAGGAAGCCTCAACCGCCGGACCGTTCGACAACTGGCCCTTGCAGCGCGGGTTCGACCGTTTTTACGGTTTTTTGCAGGGGGAAACCGATCAGTTTCATCCTGAGTTGACCTATGACAATCACCCGGTTGATCCGCCCTGCGGACCGGAAGAGGGCTACCACCTCAGTGAAGACCTTGTCGATCAGTCCATGGCCTTTATCCGCGATTCAACGTCCATTCGGCCGGATCGGCCCTTTTTTCTGTACCTGGCTTTCGGAGCCACCCATTCGCCGCATCAGGCCCCCCGGGAATTCATCGAAAAATATCGCGGCCGTTTTGATGAGGGCTGGGATGTCGTCCGTGAAAAATGGTACCGCAGGCAGATCGAAATGGGGGTCATTCCTGAAGATACGGAGCTGGCACCGCGCAATCCAGGGGTGCGTCCCTGGGATGCGCTTTCGGAAAACGAGAAGAAGTTTGCCCTGCGGCTCCAGGAAGCGTTTGCCGCCATGCTGGATCACACCGACCAGCAGGTTGGGCGGCTGATCGATTTTCTCGAAGAGATGCAACAAATCGACAACACCTTGATAGTACTGCTCTCGGATAACGGTGCCAGCCAGGAAGGCGGCCCCACCGGTGTGATGGACGAGTTCAGGTATTTCAATGGGGTGCCTGAAGACGTTGATGCCGTCCAGGATCGGCTGGATGAAATCGGCGGACCCCACAGCCATTCCAACATCCCCTGGGGTTGGGCCCAGACTGGAAATTCACCCCTCAAGTGGTACAAGCAAAACACCCACGGCGGCGGTGTCCGCGACCCCCTGATCATGCATTGGCCCGCACGCATTAAGGGCCACGGGGGGGTTCGCGGCCAATTCCACCATGTTTCGGACATCGTACCGACCATCCTGGAGATGTTGGATGTCGACCCGCCCGACACCTACCGCGGGTGTGAGCAGATGCCCATGACCGGGACATCCATGGCCTATAGCTTTGATGAGGCCAACGAGCCTACCCGCAAGCAGGTCCAATATTTCGAGATGTTCGGACACCGCGGTATCTGGGCCGACGGCTGGAAGGCCGTCACCTACCACCGGCCGGACACGCCCTTTAGTGACGATGAGTGGGAGCTTTACCATCTGACCGAAGATTTTTCCGAAAGCCGCAACCTGGCCGCCGAACATCCCGATAAACTGCGCGAAATGATCGACCTGTGGTGGGTTGAAGCCGGACGGCAGGGTGTGCTGCCCTTGGACGACCGTCGTTTTTTATTTCAATCCATGCGCCGTCCTGGCACACCGCATGAAAAGCGGCACTATACCTACTATCCTCCGCTCTCGCATGTGCCCTCGGATGTGGCGCCCACCCTGGGCAGCCGCACCTGGACCATGCGCGTCGAGGTTGATCGGCCGGATGCCTCCGTCCAGGGTGTCATCGCGGCCCAGGGGACCCAAAACGGCGGATACAGCTGGTATATCAAGGATAACAAAATGGTGTTCGACTACAATATTTTCACCGAACACCATGTGGTCCGTTCTGATACAGAGGTCCCCATCGGTCGGATCCCGCTTGAAATACGCTTCGTGCGCGATGGAGATACCGGAAAGATCACCCTGGTGATGGAAGGACAGGAATGCGGTACCATCCAGGTGCCTTATGTGATGCGCATGATCAGTTCCACGGGCCTCGATATCGGCAAAGACAGCCTGTCGCCGGTAACAAACGACTATGCGGCCCCATTTGCATTTGGCGGGAGAATCCGCAGGCTCGATGTCGTCCTGCACCGCTACCGCAGCCCCAAGGAAAAGCAGGAGGATGAAGACGTCAGGATGCGCACCGAAATGGCCAAACAATAGGCGGGCGGATGTCTGCTGTCTTCTACGAACCCAATAGGGAGGATGAGCATGGGAACCAAGCAAAACAGCAATGATTCAACATGGGAGGCCCACAAATCCATGTTTCGCCCAAGGGGCGTGCACATGGGGATGATGCAGTGCGATGCGGAATTGTGCACCCAGTGCGGGCTTTGTATCGAGAACTGCCCCTTCAGGGCCTGGGAAGCGGACGAAAGCAACATTCCCAGGTTGAGGCCGGGCTATGCCTGCTTCAGCTGCTACAACTGTATGGTGGCCTGTCCCACAGGGGCCATCTCGATTGTCACGCCCTACCAGGTGGACAAGGGGAGCTTTTATGAAACCCTGGGCGGCCCCCTGGAACCTAAAGAGCCCCTGGATCCCCTGGATGCCGAGGGCCAACCGGATGCGTGGACGACCGTGGAGAAGACCATTTTCGAAAGGCGCAGCGTGCGCAATTTCAAATCCAAGCCGGTTCCCGAGCATCTCGTGCGCAGGGTTCTGGAAGCCGGACGGTTCGCCCCCAGCAGCGGCAACTGCCAGCCCTGGAAATTCATCGTGATCACCGACCGGGAGTTGATCCAGCAGATCAACACGGTCTGTCTTCCGGTTTTCCAGATGCTGTACACCACCTACACCGACGACGATGCGGTCAAAAACCTGATCCCGCTTTATCTTCAGGATCCCCGGCCGGGGTCTTTCGACCCGCGGATCGTACTGGGCGGGATCGGCTCCATTGCCAAACAGGAAGCCCCCATGGTTCCGGATGCGCCGGTGCTGATTCTGGTGGTTTGTGACAAGCGCTCCATCGGCGGCCCCGATATCCAGGCCGGCATCTGCGGGCAGAACA
This Deltaproteobacteria bacterium DNA region includes the following protein-coding sequences:
- a CDS encoding arylsulfatase, with the protein product MSGSEQFKGKIGRTIKDSTPWWPAPRRPKAGSPNVVVILLDDTGFGHFGCYGSTIETPNFDRLAAGGLRYNNFHTTALCSPTRASLLTGRNHHTVGMRALSNFDTGYPHMRGCISPHAATIAEILREEGYATLAVGKWHLAPMEEASTAGPFDNWPLQRGFDRFYGFLQGETDQFHPELTYDNHPVDPPCGPEEGYHLSEDLVDQSMAFIRDSTSIRPDRPFFLYLAFGATHSPHQAPREFIEKYRGRFDEGWDVVREKWYRRQIEMGVIPEDTELAPRNPGVRPWDALSENEKKFALRLQEAFAAMLDHTDQQVGRLIDFLEEMQQIDNTLIVLLSDNGASQEGGPTGVMDEFRYFNGVPEDVDAVQDRLDEIGGPHSHSNIPWGWAQTGNSPLKWYKQNTHGGGVRDPLIMHWPARIKGHGGVRGQFHHVSDIVPTILEMLDVDPPDTYRGCEQMPMTGTSMAYSFDEANEPTRKQVQYFEMFGHRGIWADGWKAVTYHRPDTPFSDDEWELYHLTEDFSESRNLAAEHPDKLREMIDLWWVEAGRQGVLPLDDRRFLFQSMRRPGTPHEKRHYTYYPPLSHVPSDVAPTLGSRTWTMRVEVDRPDASVQGVIAAQGTQNGGYSWYIKDNKMVFDYNIFTEHHVVRSDTEVPIGRIPLEIRFVRDGDTGKITLVMEGQECGTIQVPYVMRMISSTGLDIGKDSLSPVTNDYAAPFAFGGRIRRLDVVLHRYRSPKEKQEDEDVRMRTEMAKQ
- a CDS encoding nitroreductase family protein, translating into MGTKQNSNDSTWEAHKSMFRPRGVHMGMMQCDAELCTQCGLCIENCPFRAWEADESNIPRLRPGYACFSCYNCMVACPTGAISIVTPYQVDKGSFYETLGGPLEPKEPLDPLDAEGQPDAWTTVEKTIFERRSVRNFKSKPVPEHLVRRVLEAGRFAPSSGNCQPWKFIVITDRELIQQINTVCLPVFQMLYTTYTDDDAVKNLIPLYLQDPRPGSFDPRIVLGGIGSIAKQEAPMVPDAPVLILVVCDKRSIGGPDIQAGICGQNMNLAAHSLGLGFCWIGFTRVIDKIPELKQQLGIEEPWAIATSAVIGYPKFKQKGMVPREKRPVTWFRPGQAAPVVEP